A region of the Phaeodactylum tricornutum CCAP 1055/1 chromosome 1, whole genome shotgun sequence genome:
GAAAAGCTGTGACCCTAGCTTCCGACGTATCCTGAGTGCTTCCTTTGTCTTCCCGCTGGGGCCTGAGGACTTACCGGATGAGACACGACGTCTTTTTGTGGGTTATCCCCGTGACTTATCCCTAAGGAAGATCGGATTTCGAATCACCGCTTCTTGTAGAGATTGCCGGGGGGAGCGCTCTCTGTTTTCAGGAAACACGGGTTCTCGTCATTTGGAGCAAACAGCTTCTGCCAAACTAGACGGAAATCGAGGACTCCAATTAGATGTGCTACTAGAGGGCTGCTTTTGTTCTGTTTTTGGCGACCGAAACAACCGTGCTCCAACCGTGACAGAATTCGAGGATGCATACACGAATACTTTCCAAAACGTCAAAATGGAAAACGACTTGTTTATGGAAATCGATTCGATCTTTGATATCGTAGAAGGAaacgacggcgtcgtctcGCAGCCGCCGTCTCCAGTACCATTCAGTCAACCATCTAGTCTCCCAATTGCAATCTCCTCCAACGCTCCCTCTGGCATTCCGATTTCATTGCCATCCGCTACGCCTATTTCACCCTCTCTCTTACCATCGGGTGCCCCCACTTCAGTTCCATCGCTCCGCCCTACGGTTTTCAACGACAACCTCCCCCCGGACTTTTTCCCCGGACTATAAAAGTGTGAGCGTGGGTGGTGATCGACTATCTTCTTATACTTTGGGATCATGCTTACTGTGTTGGGACAAGATAATTCCGTGAAACATTATAGCCTTGTCTCGGCCGCATAAATAAAATATATCTAGGAAGATTATGCCTTTTTGATCTTTGTTGTCGATCTTGGACTCTAATGGCTGCTACTGGAAGCAAAACAAAACTATCGCATCACCCGTTGCGAATATTGGGACTCCCACTTCATTTCTTAGCACGTTATCAGATGGTGTGAAGCGTAAAGATTTCGCCCAAGCTCGGTTTTCTTGATTTCTtctcttttgcaaagccGTTGATTGAAAAGCCCTTATTCGTTTGTTTTGCATTGCATGCGGCACATCATCTGCGTGTCTGCCTTAGCGCAGAGCGCGTTGTCTGTGTCTTGGTACCAGCAATACAGTGAGCACATAGGCTGCAACCAGGGAGGACACCCTATTGCACCCTCTATGACACCAGCGGGTGTCCCCAGTTCAGTTCCATTGCTTCGCTCCATAGATTCGCCCTACGGTTATCAGCGAcaacccccccccccccccctggCTTTTTAATTGGACACTGAAAGTGTGAATGTACAATCCTGCAGCAGCTATACACGAACAAGCTGTTTTCTTCAGCAGTTCTTCCATTCCGTCTGGCGCTGTTGCAGACGCGGGTTCAGGGAGCGGAGGGGGCATACAAGCGGAAAACGCATGTCGCCTCAATATCGCGACTCAAGCTATCGGTAGTGACTATCTCCAGTAACCCGCTCTTCAGACTTGCTTGCTCCGAGCCTGTTGTGTATAGCTCCAGAAGTGGACGTTTTGATTTTGATTCGGTTAGCAGGATTTTGCAGAACCCCGAGAATGGCTGTTTTCGTCGCACGATCGACCGTGAGTTGTTGACTGACAATGAGACCAACGGTAGCCTGGTGAATGGTTGGATACAAAAATCCAGTTGGCAAGGCAGCCACAAGTGGCGCAACAGCTTTTACAACAGTGTCGGATGGAATGAAAGAACTGGCGAGGGAAGCCATTTGTCCGTGACTAGCTGCTGTAGGATCGTACACCAGTTGGTCCGCTGCTTTTGTGGAGAAAACGGAAGACGATGGTgttcgattccaaaacgtgCGAGGGTTGAGTGATTTCGTTGCGCGTGTTACGAGATTTCTCGTAGACGAAGACAACGTTTCGTGATGATGCTGAGCGGCGCGTTGTCGATCTTGCTTGCGCCAATCGGCATACTCAGTCCCGACCAAATAGTTGTCTCGTTGCCATTGAATGAGTTTGTACGCTGATCGATAAAGCTGAGTTTCTTGAATGGATCGTGGGTCATTCGGGATAAAATCGTCGATTCGTGCAGCAATTCTGGTGGCGATGGGGGGTACCGGTGCCTTGGTTTCGGTCGTTTCTTTGTGCTGTGTTTGTCGTTCGGGTGCTGGTGGAATGTGAGGGGTTGCGTCTTGCTTTCCAAGGCTCTTAACGTTGCTTTGCTGGTCTTTCGTTTGTACAGTCTCTTGCGGGGGCAAAGGGGATATACCACCATGACGGTCAGCTAGGATATCGTTCCATCCGTAAAGAACAGAAGATACGAACGCGGCTGGGTCTTGTAGCGACGCGTCATCCTGGATGGTCTTAGAGGAATGCCGCGTGGTTGGTCGTCGTCTAGTGCTCCCTGTCTGGAATTCCTGAACTTCAGACTCTTCTCGTGGCCCCAAGTTGcttgttgttttgcttttcgagTCGTTTGTTTTCGAATTGCCATCCGACATGATCGACAGGAACCATTCAGAGGGGGACGGAAAATGGTTTTTCAATGGTGGCTGCCTCTTGGCAAAGGCTGCAGGAAATTGTTCCGGCGCACAGTCAAACAGTAACATTGACATATGTGTCGCTCTTATGCACATGATTCGATAAAATATATCCGGTGACAGATCTTTccccatttccttttcctcgGATTGGCGCATGCCGCTTTGTTTTCCATGTCACAATTTGTTCTATCCGTCACGTCTGGCATACGAACGTCCGATATCATGTTCGGCCTGTTCTGTGCGAGGAAATGAATAACAGTAACACCatccacaacaacgacgacttcTCTAATTGTCAAAACGTAAAAAGAAATCTCTCATCAACCCGTATCGGTCATCTCACAGTGAATCTGTGTGTTTGTCTCTGTACCAAATCATCTCTTGAATTCAGGCAACAGCAGAAGTATGAGCAGCAATAAGCGACCAGCGTTTGACATGAAAAATGTGACGAGCAAGATTGCCAGGCTCGATCAGAAAACCGCCTCTCAATCTACTCTTGGCGCGTCGTCACAGACCAAAAATCCATATCTATCGGCTCCCGTTGATCCCAAACAAGCCATTCACATCTTTCTGACACAAGTTCGAAAGACTGCATTGAATTATTTGCCGAAAGAATCCGTGCAGAATGGCCATCCCGTGACGCAACCGTTTTGCGAAGTCGAAGCACGTCTCGGCATTCTGAAAGTCCCCTTCGCCCTTCCCGAGAAACGCGTCACGAGTTCCGGTGCCAAGCATGTGAACGGACGACACACACAGGCGTTTTCCTGTGCTCACTTGAGTGCAACGAAGCAGGCGGCGCAAATGTCGTCGGGCGTGTCCCGTAATCATTTTGTCCGTTGGACCGGAGCCGGTGTATCGGAACTATCCCCACTATCCAAAGCTTTTGGGGTCAAGTCGTCCACCACGGACAGCCGTACACTCAAACTAGAGCTAGCAGAAACGCACCTGGTCGAAACAGTATATTCTGGATATCCGCAAGAACGTCGTGCGGCGTTTCCAGGCGTACACGATCCATCTGTAACCAGCACCAGTACTCCTTCGAATGGACAAATGGAATACAAAGAACGCTTGGCAACTTTGGATTTGTGTATTCCTGCAGCACCATACGATCTTCGAGTGAGTTTAGCCTCGGAAAAGGTTGTCGATCCCCATTTGCGCAATCAGCCCCCGCCAGGCTGGCAAGTGCAACGTATCAAACGCCGCCGCTCCTACACGCGTGCTGATAAGACTTTTGCTTGGCAACTGGACGTAACCGAAGTCACCACGCAACATAGTGATCCCCACAAGATTACCACGGTAGATTATGAAATTGAAATGGAGCTTCAACCGCACAT
Encoded here:
- a CDS encoding predicted protein, translated to MSDGNSKTNDSKSKTTSNLGPREESEVQEFQTGSTRRRPTTRHSSKTIQDDASLQDPAAFVSSVLYGWNDILADRHGGISPLPPQETVQTKDQQSNVKSLGKQDATPHIPPAPERQTQHKETTETKAPVPPIATRIAARIDDFIPNDPRSIQETQLYRSAYKLIQWQRDNYLVGTEYADWRKQDRQRAAQHHHETLSSSTRNLVTRATKSLNPRTFWNRTPSSSVFSTKAADQLVYDPTAASHGQMASLASSFIPSDTVVKAVAPLVAALPTGFLYPTIHQATVGLIVSQQLTVDRATKTAILGVLQNPANRIKIKTSTSGAIHNRLGASKSEERVTGDSHYR